Sequence from the Canis lupus baileyi chromosome 24, mCanLup2.hap1, whole genome shotgun sequence genome:
TGATGTTTGTGTTAGTGGTGTCTGATGATGCTACGTGGCATCAGTGGGGAAGCGGACTGGCCTGTGAGCACATTGGTCTGTgtgcctctcctttctcttcttaggCCTGTGCTGCCTGAAAGCAGAAGTGTGGGTTTCAGAGAGAAGTTCCTTTGGACATTCAGAATAGTGCTCATGAGATCGGTGGTAGAATATGATTGCTGGCCAGACATTTATATCAGGGCCTGGAAGATGATGCTCTTTCCTGTGTTCTAGACCCCTGCCTGTCCACTTGTCATCTCTGCTTCTCATACTGTCATTTCCTAATTGCAGTGAAACATGTGCCGACAAAACCTGTGTGGCATTGAGGGCTGTCTGGGGTGCTGGAAGCCCAAGGAAGCAGGTGCTGGCTGTCTGGTGTTGACTCAGATGAGAGTCAGGTAAAGCCTACGGGGCAGTGATCTCACAGGAGCCAGATCCTATCCGGTTGCACAGGATTGCACTTGGGCCTGTTACTGCTGGTGTTCACTTTGATCTTTTGATTAAGGTGGTATCTGTCAGGTTTCTTCACTGTAAAGCTAttctttttcccctctgtaaTTATTTAATCCGTATTTTGTGGAGAGGTACCATGcaacacatatatatcatatttctcatcaaatttttaatttatttgtttatttgtgttaGACTTATGGTTCCTCCCTTATCTCGGGAGTTATAATCCCTCATTATTGTTACTTACTTTGACGCTCAGATGGTCTCGGATTtggctgcagggagcccaactttgTCATGACACGTCCCCTGCATCCTTTGAACAGTTTCTTATTTTGTCTTATAACAGCATATTCTAGGCTCATCTAGCGTCATGCCTGTCTTAGCCCTGGAATtagtcatttctccaaggagtcctGGTTTCTTTTaatggagaatggtatttagaagccAAGATCTGGATACTGATAGTGTTTATTACATATGGGCCATTCTGTTCTCAGCCCTCCTATCGGACAGACCCTAagttatatataaacacatttctATATCTACATACATTGGCAGTTGAGTTCACCCGGATGCTTCTAATCCAGTCTGGTACCACAGAGGCCTTCCTACTTTTcccttttccaaatttatttgcttttctgacaGAGACCTGGTTCCCCTTAtccttaacatatatatttattttgccaaTCCCCCATCTGTAACCAGTCTAATGTTGCTGCTCCCTCTCACACATGACTCCTCATCTCATGTGGGCTAACAATACTCCATGCCAGGCAGCACTTTTAGGAGGCATCCTCTTAGCTTTGCCAGGACTGATTCACTGAGCTAGGCTGCCGTCCATGCTTGAGTCAGTGGCCTCTGCTTAGATTAAAGAGACCTAGATTGGTAGTTTGCACTTGGGCTGAGAGAACTCCAAATTCTTGAAGTAAGTCACATTTTTGGACTTCCCAGAAGATAAGGGCAGGTCTCTTGTGGGGACCCAGAAGCCTCTGCCTTTTTACAGTCATTTAGAGATCGGCTCTGCTGAAGAATGAGGCTTCCAGGTCAGACTGTTCATGCATCTGTCCCGTGAAAGATGCATTTCCTTACATCTGGGCTGTCAGTGGGCCTCAGAAGAGGAGAGCTCTTGGATGGCCATAAGGATTATCTCAGGGACTGCTGTGAGCtcatgggggttgggggggcaggcGGCGGCAACGGGGATGTTGCATGAAGCTTCCCTGTTGGCAAGCTTTGCTTCCTGTCTTAGGTCCTTCTAGGTCATCTGATGTTGAGAGTAGCCTGGCTGTCTGGTTGTTTGGTATAGTTGAAAAGAGGAGCCAACCTGCAGGCAGGACATGATGGCACCATCTGGAAACACAGTTGGgttaaagtgttttgtttttttccttttaacttttgtggattgtttttaatttgtttatgacATATATTTACATGGTTCCCAAGTCAAATCTGTAAAACAAAGTATATTAAAAgaagtctagggatccctgggtggcgcagcggtttggcgcctgcctttggcccagggcgcgatcctggagacccgggatcgaatcccacgtcaggctcccggtgcatggagcctgcttctccctctgcctctctctctctctctctctctctctctctgtgtgactatcataaataaataaataaaaaatatttaaaaaaaaataaataaaagaagtctaACTTCTGTGCTGGTCTCCGTCAACCCCCTatagatgactttttaaaacttatatggTTTATTGCTCCattgttaaaaaataagcatagtGTCTATGTGTCTAGGTCTGTGTCATAGACAGGTATGTATTGTAACCACTTTCCCTCAGATAAACAGTAGCATGCTACACACTTTCACTGCCCTGCCTTTCTCACTTGTTAAATGTGTTGAGGTCATTCCAGAGCAGTATTTAGTGATACTCCTCACACCTTTTCATAGTGGTTCGGTGCTGCTTTAtgtggatggaccacagtttgtTGAACCAGTCTCCTTTTGAGGGACCTGTGGGTTGTTTCCTGCCTTCAGCTATGGATAAGGTTTTAATGAATTGTGTGCATGCATCTTTTCAGAATTTTGTAAATGTATCTTGGGAATAGATTCCAAGAGTGTGATTGATGGGTCAGAGGGTAAATGCTTATGTAATTTTGCCAGCTCTTGCCAAATGTTTTCCTAGTGGGACTGTTCCATTTTGCATTGCCCCCAGATCTGAATGAGATTTGTTGTTTCCTAAAGTTTGGTcaataaaattttgcttttcccCAGTGTGATAAGTGAGAAGTTGTATCTCAGGGTAgggtttgttcgtttgttttgttaagtataattgacatataattttatgtttcaggtgtaaaagtagttttaatttgcatttgtgcTATGAGTGAGGCTGAGCATCCTTTCAAATGGCTGAGAGATGCCTACCACTGTCAATATCTCTTGCTCATTTTCCTGTAAAACAgttgatgttttcctttaaaacaaacaaacaaacaaaagatttatttatttgagagagagcaagagtgagcatgggggaaaggcagagggagaggggagtcccaagcagactccgtgctcaaTGTGGatcccaacttggggcttgatcccaggaccttgcgatcacaacctgagctgaaacccaggagtcggacacttaactgactgagccacccaggtgccctgatcttttccttttattagtTCTTTATGTATTAACGATATTAATCTTTTGTAATATTCCCCCAACTTTTCCACTTACTGTTTTACTTTGCTTATGCTGTTTTTTTGCCATGcaaaagtttttctttaatttttatggtAAAAAGCTTTGTTTTGGagctcctgggttgctcagtggttgagtgtctgccttcagctcagatcatgatcccggggtcccaggattgagtcccacattgggctctccacagggagcctgcttctccctctgcctgtgtctgcctctctctgtgtctctcatgaataaataaataaaatctttttttaaaaaaaaaaagaaaagctttgctttttacatcttttcttgtttgattttccAAAGGAACTTTATAATCAACTTTGTAACTCCAGAGAtgttacttttgtttatttatatttataatcaagTTATATAGTTCTAAGAATGggattttcatttatataataaacCTAGGGGAAATTGACCGCTTAATAATGTTGAGCCCTCATCTTTAAGGCAGTGGTGAATCTTTCCATTTCTGACGTCTACTTGTGTGACTTTAGTAGTGTTTTTTAACTTACCTCCTGCAAATTTTGGACACAAACTGTGAAGTTTATGCTTAgatatctcattttaaaattattttgatgtcATAAATgaggtcttttttccttttgtttttgaacttatttttgtatgtatgaaGTCTATTGCTTTTATAACTTTATTAGTTAGTAAATTCTCTTATTGCttattgtattttcattaattatttagGGCTTTTCAGACATAGTCATATCCTctgaaaatagggaaaaaatttcctcttcctttataATCTTAATTGACTAATTGCTTTCTTTTATCTGATTGCActaataactttatttaaaaggCCTGAATAGGGGCGCCCCGGGTGGCTCGGTTGattgtctgacttttgattttggctcaggtcgtgatgcgtTAGGGTCTTAAGGTCAAGTTCTAtgtcagggagtctgctgctttttccgctctccctctcccccgcctCCCTCAGCCACctcccccagtcacccccactgcgcgtgcgtgtgtgcgtgtgtgtgcacgtgcccACGctttctctcttaagtaaataaatctttaaaatgcctTAATAATAGTGGGCTAGGTGTAGGCGGCTTGCCCCGGCTTCCATAGGAGAGCTGCCCCTATCCCATAAGGTGAGGTACCAACATCTGGGTTTTATCTTATGAAGAAAATgtctatcacttttttttttttttgagtatttataAACCTGCATTAGTGTTGAGTTTTGGCCCATGCCTTCTTTTTATCATCTGTAGAGGTAACCATGATTTTCCTCTTAGTTCTGTGAATGTGATGAACTGTGTTCTTAGAATTTCTCCTATTGGAACCACCCTTGCATTCTTGGAATAACCCTCCTGAGGTCATGGTTATTGCTTTCTTAATATACTTTGGATTCtctttgctaatatttcattggAGGTTGTTAAATTGATATTCATAAGTGAAATTAgttggtaggtttttttttttttttatggtgtggCTTTCGTCAGGTTTGGGGATTGTTTTGCTAATTTcgtaaaatgaatttggaatttttccttttttccccttggttTTGAAGTAGTTTAAATAGCCATAAGATTGTCAGCTCCTCACAGGCCTTACAGAGTTCCCTTATGAATTTTTGTGTGAGTGGACTCCAAGTTGTTAACTAGTGTCTTACGTTGCTGGAAGTCGTGAGACCATCGTGGTCTGTGGGGTCTCCTCAGCGGCTCCCCGGTGCTCACGGAGGTCAGGCCTGTCTCCTCAGGGTGTGGTGGGTATCTGTTGACTTTGGCTGGTCTCCCACAAGGTCTCATTGTCCCTGTGTCTCCCCTGTAGGTATGGGGCTGACGTCGATGTCAACCACCACCTGACTCCTGACATCCGGCCCCCCTTCTCCCGGCGCCTCACCTCCTTGGTGGTCTGCCCCTTGTATATCAGCGCAGCCTACCACAACCTCCAGTGCTTCCAGCTGCTTCTCCAGGCTGGGGCGAACCCCGACTTCAACTGCAATGGTCCTGTCAACACGCAGGGCTTCTACAGGGGCTCCCCCGGGTGTGTCATGGATGCCGTCCTGCGTCACGGCTGTGAGGCAGCCTTCGTGAGCCTGCTCGTAGAGTTTGGAGCCAACCTGAACCTGGTGAAGTGGGAATCCTTGGGCCCTGAGTCAAGAGGCAGAAGGAAGGTGGACCCCGAGGCCTTGCAAGTCTTTAAAGAGGCCAGAAGTAAGTGGCCTGAGTTCCATTCTGATTTGCAGTCTGTTTGGCTCAACCGAATGAATCGGGctatagtgattaaaaaaaaaacaaaaaaacaaaaaacaaaaaacccttccaGTGAAGCTCTTAGTCAGAATCTTTAGTCAGGACCAGGAATTTTCCAGACTACTTCCAGATTGGCCTTTTCAAATTCCTAGACACCCAAGAGTTGATACAAAGGAATATATAAAAGTACATGTTCGAAGTTCCTGGAATTATAGTCTCTCTACCCCTCTGCTCTGCTTTGTGACCCCACATTCCTTCACTTACACATAGTTTCTCCATGTTTGCCTGACGACAAATTGCAAGCCCTTCCTCCTCTAGGggtcctccttccctttcttcagttCCCACTCAAATACCgttatttttattatgtgatAATGTCTGGTTTTTGTTAGGATAAACTCCCATAGTTGCTTATTTATGAAGAAAGATTTTGCTAGTGAATTAATAAATCGATAGCCAGGTTGTGTGCAGTTGATCTGGGGCTTGGACTTCTTCTCTGAGACTCTATCCGGGACTCAGAAATTGGCCTTGTGCACCTCCTGTGGGCTGCTGTGGCCCTCCGTGACCCACCCGTGCCCGGCCTCCTTGCCTGGGTCTTGAGGGCATCTGAGTTGAAAACCTTTTCTCTGACCCTTACCTCTTACAGAACTTCAGTTgattgtgtttttgttgttggggTCTCCTCAGCCAGTCATTAAAACGTGCTCCCATGGAGCCTTCCCCGAAAGGGTTGGAGAAGTGGTCACTGGAGTCATCCTGGTGGAGCGAAGCTGCCTGGGTTGTGCCTGCTTCACAAGGCAGACACGTGGCTAGGGCGTTTTGACCCAGAGCAAAATTGTCAGCCTGCAGGCCTCATAGAGCACTCAGCCTGTGTCTCCTGGGTCCCCCTGGACTTCCTGGGATCCCCCAGGAGCCGAGGCTGACAGAGGGTGAGGGTCAGTTCACACCTGCCAGCACCTTCAGTGGTCAGCTCTGATTTCTGTCTAGGAAATTAACCACAGTCAAGGAGGTGCTGTCACGGTGAGCAGGTGGCCCAGGGGGAGATCCCAGCCTTTCCACAGCCGGGCGGAGCAGATGACAAGACCTTCCTCACCAGGGACCCCCCCCGCCCGCTGTCCACTGTAGAGCTGGGAGCTGGCAGTGAGCGTCAGTGCAGTCCTGCCTGCGGTCGTTGGAGTTAACCTCgctccctctgtctccctttcttcccaCGGCgatccaggtgtccccaggacCTTGCTGAGTCTGTGCCGTGTGGCCGTGAGAAGAGTTCTTGGCAAATACCGGCTTCATCTGATTCCCTCGCTGCCTCTGCCAGACCCCATAAAAAAGTTTCTGCTTTATGAGTAGAATTCCGGTGCAGCAGTTGATTGCAGTGAGAAGAAGGTGATCTGCCGTGAAAGTTGACGCCGATTCTTGCCCCCGTGAACCACATCCTGTGCTGCTGATGGAATCCCACTTGGCTCCTGGTAAAGCAGAAACCGCCTTGTTCTCATGGACTGTAATTCCATCTCAGGTGCTTGGGGCATCGGACAGTCCTGGGGTCATTGTCAGCTGAAAAGTTCATACAAAATTCCATTTCGTTCTTCCTCAGTATCTCTGTTGTGGATTCTCACGGTAGCATGTTAACCAAGTGGGCCTTGCGGTGTGTGTGAGTACGGGCCAAGGTTGGAGGCCTGCTAATGGCTCCAGTGGGGAAGACGCCTAGCACTTTCCAGAACTGtgcttctgtttatatttttacttctcaATTTCATTGTTTGATTAAAACCTTCTGACACCTAAATGAAAAGAGagctttggttaaaaaaaaaaaaaaaaaaaaaaaaaaaaaagtagagtacGGAAATGCAGTTCATGAATTTGCTAGTTTGTTTTCCCTGCTCCTGGGGGTGACATGTGGCATTTGTCTACACACAGCCCTTCCTTGCCACTTCAGTGCTCTCTTCTTGTGGCAGCAGTGTCCTCTGTTAATTGTCTCTAAGAGGGTTTCTTGGCTGCATGGATTGGCTGTGTTAGCTCAGTCAGTACCTGCATCCTTTCAGAGTCTCACGGGATACCCTTTGGCAGCACTGCACCTGTTCTGATTCCTAACTGTGCCTAGTGTCACGCCAGCAGGTCTCATGAATTCTCTGCCCCTTCACTTTGGGGAGCTTCCAGACACTGATTGATCTTAGGAGGCCCACACTGAAGATCTAGCCAGGAAAATGACTGCCTCCATTTGGACCAAGGACTGCTCCAAACAGCATTCACTGCCAGTTCTAACCGGAGGAAACACCTGTGGCGCTGCCTTCTAGTCCTTGCACACTCCAGGACGGGGGGATTCACTTGCCCTCTGGATGGTTCCAAGCTTCCAGTTGCTTAGTGTCCAGTGGACAACACATCTGGCATTTGGTTGATTGCTCTTTGCCTCTTTGGACCTGATGTCTTTGTAGTTGCTCCTTGAACCTAAGGATGGGGCAGTGAGGTCAGGGGTCTTCCCTTGCCTCCTTGGGGCTGCTGGTAGGTGAGATGAGCTAAGTGATCATCCCCAGGTGTTTGGCTGTGGGCAGGGGTCACTCACATCCCGGCTGTGCAGC
This genomic interval carries:
- the ASB1 gene encoding ankyrin repeat and SOCS box protein 1, producing the protein MAEGGGPHGRAGPGPAGPNLKEWLREQFCDHPLEHCEDTRLHDAAYVGDLQTLRSLLQEESYRSRINEKSVWCCGWLPCTPLRIAATAGHGNCVDFLIRKGAEVDLVDVKGQTALYVAVVNGHLESAQILLEAGADPNGSRHHRSTPVYHASRVGRADILKALIRYGADVDVNHHLTPDIRPPFSRRLTSLVVCPLYISAAYHNLQCFQLLLQAGANPDFNCNGPVNTQGFYRGSPGCVMDAVLRHGCEAAFVSLLVEFGANLNLVKWESLGPESRGRRKVDPEALQVFKEARSVPRTLLSLCRVAVRRVLGKYRLHLIPSLPLPDPIKKFLLYE